In Novipirellula caenicola, one genomic interval encodes:
- a CDS encoding thiolase family protein, with product MPNEALIVAAVRTPIGALGGVLSTVPATELGATCIRALLQRTGVAADELDEVIMGNVVSGGIGQNPARQCSIYADVPASVGATTINKVCGSSLKAVMLAEQAIRLGDSHVVIAGGTESMSLAPYLLTQARQGYRIGHGKLIDSMIQDGLWDVYGQAHMGSYGDQCAAEYQFSRESQDAYAIRSYQRARQATSEGVFDEEVVPVSVAQRKGTKEISDDEEPTRFNEDKLRGLRPAFSEQGTVTAGNASSVNDGAAALLVVSDSHCASLRLRPIARIVGSVTFSREPEWFTIAPIGAINKLIDKIGWAIDDVDLFEINEAFANVAMAAARDLNVPDAKLNIYGGAVALGHPIGATGARIMVTLLTGLSRTGGKRGIACLCIGGGEAVAMAVERIE from the coding sequence ATGCCAAACGAAGCCCTAATCGTCGCGGCAGTCCGGACTCCTATCGGTGCGCTCGGCGGCGTGCTTTCGACGGTCCCTGCGACCGAATTGGGGGCGACCTGTATCCGTGCATTGCTGCAGCGAACTGGCGTGGCTGCGGATGAGCTTGACGAAGTGATCATGGGAAATGTCGTCAGTGGCGGAATCGGACAAAATCCGGCCCGGCAGTGCTCGATTTACGCGGACGTGCCGGCGTCGGTCGGGGCCACCACGATCAATAAGGTTTGCGGATCGTCGCTGAAAGCGGTCATGCTTGCCGAGCAGGCGATTCGGCTTGGGGATTCCCACGTCGTCATCGCTGGCGGAACCGAAAGCATGAGCCTGGCACCCTACTTGTTGACGCAAGCACGCCAAGGGTACCGGATCGGTCATGGCAAATTGATCGACTCGATGATTCAAGACGGGCTGTGGGACGTGTATGGACAAGCTCATATGGGGTCCTACGGGGATCAATGTGCTGCAGAGTACCAATTCAGTAGGGAATCGCAGGACGCGTATGCAATCCGCAGCTATCAACGGGCACGCCAAGCCACCAGCGAAGGAGTTTTTGACGAGGAAGTGGTTCCGGTTAGCGTTGCCCAGCGTAAAGGAACAAAAGAGATCAGCGATGACGAGGAACCGACACGGTTCAACGAAGACAAACTGCGAGGATTGCGACCTGCGTTTAGTGAACAGGGCACGGTGACGGCCGGAAACGCATCAAGTGTGAACGATGGCGCGGCCGCGTTGTTGGTGGTCTCGGATTCGCATTGTGCAAGCCTGCGGCTTCGACCCATCGCTCGCATCGTAGGTTCGGTCACGTTTAGTCGAGAACCCGAGTGGTTCACCATCGCACCGATCGGCGCGATCAATAAACTGATCGACAAGATCGGTTGGGCAATTGACGACGTCGATCTGTTCGAAATCAACGAAGCGTTTGCCAATGTCGCAATGGCCGCGGCACGTGACCTAAACGTTCCCGATGCGAAATTGAACATTTACGGCGGAGCGGTCGCACTGGGGCATCCGATCGGCGCCACCGGCGCACGAATTATGGTGACGCTGTTGACCGGATTGTCCCGCACCGGCGGAAAACGTGGAATCGCTTGCCTGTGTATCGGCGGCGGTGAAGCGGTCGCGATGGCCGTCGAACGCATCGAATAA
- a CDS encoding OB-fold domain-containing protein — protein sequence MNTLYLDLHPTTAKRPPVVDRSIGFCRHCGRLADEHEQTCSRCEHDSVDAVSQFGEVYSYTTIRSCKTRSSAKSSGNNANGGNVECQDVQWVLALIQLSNGALVTGKIVPPRGDLHVGLRVKFVPATASVDHAGNALIFSPVVEQRELAS from the coding sequence ATGAACACCCTTTATCTCGATCTACATCCGACGACGGCAAAGCGTCCTCCGGTGGTCGATCGAAGCATTGGTTTCTGTCGTCACTGCGGTCGCTTGGCGGATGAACATGAACAAACCTGTTCTCGCTGTGAACACGACTCCGTCGACGCGGTGTCGCAGTTTGGCGAAGTCTACTCGTACACCACGATCCGTTCGTGCAAAACACGCAGTTCGGCCAAGTCGAGCGGTAACAACGCGAACGGCGGCAACGTGGAGTGCCAAGACGTCCAGTGGGTGTTGGCGTTGATCCAACTGTCCAACGGGGCATTGGTGACCGGCAAGATTGTTCCGCCTCGAGGTGATCTTCACGTCGGGTTGCGAGTCAAATTCGTTCCCGCCACTGCGTCGGTGGATCATGCCGGTAACGCGTTGATTTTTTCACCCGTTGTTGAACAGCGGGAACTCGCATCATAA